Below is a window of Humulus lupulus chromosome 2, drHumLupu1.1, whole genome shotgun sequence DNA.
GGAGGTACACTGTTCTTTTGTTGAAGTTTATGGCAGATATGCTTTGTTTAGTGTGCAAATTAATAATTCACATGTAAACTTTCAGCCAACGCATTAGTCATGAATGATGATTGTCAAACTCCTCTTGATGTTGCTAGGGACAAAGGGCATGGTAATGTTGTCCGTGCAATTGAGGTATATTAGAAGTTTGTACAGTGATTCTCTTCTACAAATATATCTTTGTGCTTCGCATCGATGTACCTCATGTCTTTATGTGTGTGTATTTATATATTCAAAGGATAGTTATTGTATCTAATATAATTTTAATGCATGTAGCATCATATTCGCTTATTCTCTGGTTGGATGCGGGAGTTTTATGGGCCTGGCTTTCTTGAAGCATTCGTTCCTCAATTGCTTTTAAGAAAAGTGTGAGTATTCATACATGtgatcttagtttttttttttggtaataaaCTACATGTCATCTTAGTTGAAATATCTTTTATTCACTTCTTTTCTTTTACCTCCGTGTTATGTATCAATCCCACAAGCTGCCTGTGTAATTGGCAGATGGCTGGAGCTGTCCAAAACTACAAATAAATATTCAACTTTTATCAGTGTTTTTTTTATCGGATACCTGAAGAAATTACTATGTATTTATGTCTACTATTTGGTCTTTGTAGTTGGGTTGTCATTCTACCATCTGGCTCCCGCAATCCTACCAAGCCTTATAAGTTGGAGCTTGCCCTATATCCTAGTGTGCAGGTATTGAAGAGTATAATTTGCATTTCTTCCAGAGTAGCATTTGTATTTTATCTCAATCATTCTACGTAttttatttctatatttattttaTGCTGCAATTATTTGTTCTTTTTCTGGTGCATATTCTGCTAAAAAATTGTTTGTAAAATTTTGAAAGCCGAGCTTGAGTCAACTTTCTAGATTATTGTTCATATTTGAATTTCTTAGAACAGATTCATATGATTTACATTTCCGTCAATATATCTGTAATTGTCCAGGTTATACGGAGAAGACCTTGATCACTGTAAATGTTCACATGTTTCTTATGTCCTACTTAAGTATCTATGATCAAGTGGATTCCATTAACTTTTGGGTAACTTTTTGGTGGATGATTCCCCAGTCTGATTTACATATGCTAGGTTTAAGAAGAAATAGAATGAGTAGGCATAGTCTTTTGCTGTTTTGTTCTatgagggtatttttgggaatttctTTTCTATTTCTGTTCTAGTATAGTGCTCTGTCATTGgttgttttgtgttgtttttgttttaGCCATGAGTTATATAAGGGAGGGCAGGGGTCAGTATGGGCTCTGAATCCTTGACGTATAGTGAGTGAGCTTTGCTCAAGGCCCATGGCAAGAGAATCTATCTAATACTTGGTTATAGAGTCCATTTTTCTCTCTGATCCTATCACCTACTTTTGTTGTACATTTTTCTTTTTTCAGTCTAGAAATCATGAAGTGCGCCTTATGCTCTACTTACATATTTGAGATTAAGAGGGTCATATTGTACCGTGGtctgttttttttctttgatCATAGTTGCTATTACTCTGTACTTACTATTATAAATCATCGTAAAGCCTTAGCTCTGTATGACGCTCAGCAGCTAGGTTGCTGCTGGCCTGCTTGAGAGCTTGCATGCTTTTGGTACCACTATGCCCTCTGACCATGTTTAATGGTAGTTGTTCTGAAGCTTGCCTATTGATGTGACTAAATGCTGAATATAGTAGTCCTCATCTCTGCTACTTGGTATCTGCATTGGGTGATACAGTTTAGAAAGTACTCTAAATTTGGATTCCAAGTGGACACATAAAGGGTTTTTCTTTCCATGGTAGTCTAATGTCAGAGTTATGGCATCATTGGCAAATTTGTATTAATTGGTATTTGTGTTATCTCTGAACTTCATGTCTGTTGCTGGTTTATTGCTTATTAGCCTAAGCTTTAGAGACAAGACAACgagtgatatatatatgtatatataaatatataagctATGATCTGAAAGAGCTCTGTGAATAATGGCAGGATGCGAAACCACGAGCTGTAATTGCATTGTGGAAAGCCAATTTGGAAGAACCGAAGTCACTCCAGACTGATCCATTCGTGTCAATTCTTGAGAACTTCACTAGTAATTCCTTGATGCTATAAAATTTTCTCTGTATTTCTTTTTGTTCGTAACAAGTTTAGGAGTTATGTCGGATTTCATTTCTTGCTGTGTCTTTAATATGTCTGGTCTCTATGCATAGTACCAAGAGGCAGGAGGCGGAGAAGAAGGTGTAGGCGTCAAATGCTTAGTCGTAAGTACAAATTCAATAACTGTGAATTCTTCTGTAGAATATCATGATAGAATAACATAAGAAACTAGTGATTTATTAAGTTGGTATTGCAATCAAGGGATTGCAGGGTAGATTACCCATATCATTCTCCAGCCTCCAATGCTAATAGAATTGCCTGTAGCTAGGGTACAGAAATGTAATATGTGTGTGTGTACAACCTATCATAGTTTTTCTTGGGATTAGTcatattattctttttttatgtataatttaCTTAGTGTGCTTCCTTTTCAGAAACACGCATTAAACTTGCTCCTGAAAAGGAAGGTGACTGGCAACAACTTCAGCAGTTCTGTAATGCATGCAAAGGAATTCCACAGGTGCTCTTCAAAATTCCTTTACAGATGTTATTCTTGTCTATTATCTGTCTACTCTTTCTACCGCATTATTACGTGAAAAAACCTCTCATGCCAAGTGTGAAAATTTTCATATGGTAAATAAAAGATCATATAGAAGAAATTGCTTGCAGAAGTTTGCGATTATATTGACTCGGACTCACATTCTTGGAATTCTGTTGGTGAATGCTTTTATTCTAAATAAGTTGCTTAGGTACTGTAACTTTTATGGATTTCAAATTTGATGACCTCTATACTATGGATTTCTGAAGCTTTTAAGGTGGACTCATTAGCAGTAGAGTACTATAAGTGGTGCCTTAATCTTACCGTAGCTTTTGTTCATTATCTTGTTCTGATATTCTGAGATATAAACAACATGCTACATCTGTATTCTGCCCTAATTTaattttcatttttatgttaCGCAATATTGGAGTgctatttcttttattaaaagtTAATTGACTCTTCAGGCACATCCTGCATTTTTGCATAATGATCAACCAACAATTGAACCAGCCTCCTCACCATCAGCTGAAGATTTAGAATTAGCTATGGCATTGAGTGCCTCTATTCAGTCTGCTCCACAGGAAAACCCTTTTAATGCTAATATGAGCTCTGGAGCCAGTTCATCTTGCGCTCAGAATATCTCATTGAACCCAAGCAGTTCTAATCAGGGTGCATCAAAAGCAAGCAGTTCTAATCAGGGTGCATCAAAAGCACCTGCTCCTTTGGAAACTATTGAGTGGCCAGAGCAAGGAACCTCCGAAAGTAGCCATTCCTGTTCAACCGAGCATGACCAGATCGAGCACGAATCAGCTGTCCCAACAAATCAACCCCAAGATGGGATTGCATCAGCGCCACCAATTCCAGATGGCCCCATTTATTATCCATCAATTGATTCAAGTCCTGTTGATATATCTTCCTCAGTTGTTGAGGGTGTACCTGCTAAAGTTGGTGATAGTAAAGAAGATGGAGACTCTTCATCCTGTGTAGTTTGTTTGGATTCTCCTGTTGAAGGAGCTTGCATCCCTTGTGGCCACATGGCTGGATGCATGTCTTGTTTGAATGAAATAAAGGCCAAGAAATGGGGATGTCCCGTCTGTCGAGCCAAGATTGACCAGGTTGTAAAGCTTTATGCTG
It encodes the following:
- the LOC133819966 gene encoding putative E3 ubiquitin-protein ligase XBAT34 isoform X1, which translates into the protein MGQQQSKDELLYQQVSYGNTEGIKSLFREGARLEWVDRDGKTPLMVASMIPELYNVAKTLIELGANVNAYRAGRHAGTPLHHAAKRGLENTVKLLLTNGANALVMNDDCQTPLDVARDKGHGNVVRAIEHHIRLFSGWMREFYGPGFLEAFVPQLLLRKVWVVILPSGSRNPTKPYKLELALYPSVQDAKPRAVIALWKANLEEPKSLQTDPFVSILENFTIPRGRRRRRRCRRQMLSQTRIKLAPEKEGDWQQLQQFCNACKGIPQAHPAFLHNDQPTIEPASSPSAEDLELAMALSASIQSAPQENPFNANMSSGASSSCAQNISLNPSSSNQGASKASSSNQGASKAPAPLETIEWPEQGTSESSHSCSTEHDQIEHESAVPTNQPQDGIASAPPIPDGPIYYPSIDSSPVDISSSVVEGVPAKVGDSKEDGDSSSCVVCLDSPVEGACIPCGHMAGCMSCLNEIKAKKWGCPVCRAKIDQVVKLYAV
- the LOC133819966 gene encoding putative E3 ubiquitin-protein ligase XBAT34 isoform X2 translates to MGQQQSKDELLYQQVSYGNTEGIKSLFREGARLEWVDRDGKTPLMVASMIPELYNVAKTLIELGANVNAYRAGRHAGTPLHHAAKRGLENTVKLLLTNGANALVMNDDCQTPLDVARDKGHGNVVRAIEHHIRLFSGWMREFYGPGFLEAFVPQLLLRKVWVVILPSGSRNPTKPYKLELALYPSVQDAKPRAVIALWKANLEEPKSLQTDPFVSILENFTKTRIKLAPEKEGDWQQLQQFCNACKGIPQAHPAFLHNDQPTIEPASSPSAEDLELAMALSASIQSAPQENPFNANMSSGASSSCAQNISLNPSSSNQGASKASSSNQGASKAPAPLETIEWPEQGTSESSHSCSTEHDQIEHESAVPTNQPQDGIASAPPIPDGPIYYPSIDSSPVDISSSVVEGVPAKVGDSKEDGDSSSCVVCLDSPVEGACIPCGHMAGCMSCLNEIKAKKWGCPVCRAKIDQVVKLYAV